In Chiroxiphia lanceolata isolate bChiLan1 chromosome 2, bChiLan1.pri, whole genome shotgun sequence, a single genomic region encodes these proteins:
- the ZYX gene encoding zyxin isoform X4, translated as MKISGAEKMASPGAPGTRMTSTVSINISTPSFYNPQKKFAPVVAPKPKVNPFKSGGASESSLPPPPGPGAQRAQIGKVGEVPSASMSLLAEDLPLPPPPPPGEETSFSSNCAFPPPPPPFEEPFPPAPEEAFPSPPSPPPPPPPMFDEGPVSMVPAPQVRGKMSSIDLEIDSLSVMLDDMEKNDPFKSRITPGSTGSLEKPLAPKAHEEMPFAPRDTPHSFPSKFTPKPSGSSSFKPPGVDLNPTPTPWAAPQQRKEPQAPVPPPPSLPPAQPTPKFTPPSVAGSPMSVSKSDASVPMAPSNSTRYPTSLQTQFTAPSPSGPSSRPQPPNFTYAQQRERPQVQVKPRPTEQPAAAKDTHRPTGSSADPPRGNSCLTMKEVEELEKLTQKLMKDMEHPPPSEAATSELCGFCRKPLSRTQPAVRALDSLFHVECFTCFKCEKQLQGQQFYNVDEKPFCEDCYAGTLEKCSVCKQTITDRMLKATGNSYHPQCFTCVMCHTPLEGTSFIVDQSNQPHCVDDYHRKYAPRCSVCSEPIMPEPGKDETVRVVALEKNFHMKCYKCEDCGKPLSIEADENGCFPLDGHVLCIKCHTVRAKMAR; from the exons ATGAAGATTTCAG GTGCTGAGAAGATGGCCTCCCCAGGTGCCCCAGGGACCCGCATGACGTCCACAGTCAGCATCAACATTTCTACGCCCTCCTTCTACAACCCACAGAAGAAATTTGCACCCGTGGTTGCCCCTAAACCCAAGGTGAACCCCTTCAAGTCTGGGGGAGCATCAGAGTCATCGCTGCCACCGCCTCCTGGACCTGGTGCCCAGCGTGCTCAGATAGGGAAGGTGGGGGAGGTTCCATCAGCATCTATGTCCCTGCTGGCAGAAG ACTTGCCACtaccacctcctcctccacctggAGAGGAGACAAGTTTCTCCTCAAACTGTGCGTTTCCACCACCCCCGCCACCCtttgaagaaccttttccaCCAGCCCCAGaagaagcttttccttctcctccttctcctcctcctcctcctccaccaaTGTTTGATGAAGGACCTGTGAGCATGGTACCTGCCCCACAG GTACGTGGCAAGATGAGCAGCATTGATCTTGAGATTGACTCACTGTCTGTAATGTTGGATGACATGGAGAAGAATGACCCCTTCAAATCCCGG ATAACTCCAGGATCCACAGGTTCTCTGGAGAAACCATTGGCCCCAAAAGCCCATGAGGAAATGCCATTTGCACCCAGAGATACTCCtcattcctttccttccaaGTTCACGCCAAAGCCAAGTGGAAGCTCATCTTTCAAGCCCCCTGGAGTTGATTTGAACCCCACTCCAACCCCATGGGCAGCCCCACAGCAACGCAAGGAACCCCAAGCACCAGTCCCTCCacccccctctctccctcctgctcagccTACCCCTAAATTCACCCCACCTTCTGTTGCTGGCTCTCCTATGTCTGTGTCCAAATCAGATGCCAGTGTTCCCATGGCTCCCTCAAACTCTACAAGATATCCTACCTCCCTTCAGACTCAGTTCACAGCCCCTTCACCTTCAGGTCCCTCCTCTCGACCACAGCCTCCCAATTTCACCTATGCCCAGCAGAGGGAAAGACCCCAAGTGCAGGTGAAGCCACGTCCAACAGAACaacctgctgctgcaaaggaCACG CATAGACCCACAGGTTCTAGTGCGGATCCACCTAGAGGGAATTCCTGTCTGACCATGAAGGAGGTAGAAGAGCTAGAGAAGTTGACTCAGAAACTAATGAAGGATATGGAGCATCCACCCCCCTCAGAGGCTGCTACTTCTG AGCTCTGCGGCTTCTGCCGGAAGCCCCTATCACGAACTCAACCAGCCGTGAGGGCCCTGGACAGCCTCTTCCATGTGGAATGCTTCACCTGCTTCAAATGTGAGAAGCAACTGCAGGGGCAGCAGTTCTACAATGTGGATGAGAAGCCCTTCTGTGAGGACTGCTATGCT GGGACCTTGGAAAAGTGCAGTGTCTGCAAACAGACCATCACAGATCGGATGCTGAAGGCCACTGGTAACTCATATCATCCCCAGTGCTTCACCTGCGTGATGTGCCATACCCCTCTTGAGGGGACCTCTTTCATTGTGGACCAGTCCAACCAGCCTCACTGTGTGGATGACTACCATAG GAAGTATGCTCCGCGCTGCTCAGTCTGTAGTGAGCCTATCATGCCAGAGCCTGGGAAGGATGAGACAGTGCGTGTGGTGGCATTAGAGAAGAATTTCCACATGAAATGTTACAAGTGTGAG GACTGTGGGAAGCCTTTGTCCATTGAAGCAGATGAGAATGGGTGCTTTCCGCTGGATGGGCATGTGCTGTGTATCAAGTGTCACACCGTTCGTGCAAAAATGGCACGCTGA
- the ZYX gene encoding zyxin isoform X1, with the protein MFALISGRMRERESDALTAGLGEEEASRDPDSPEPPHFFRKSSSATGSEITGWGQLQGAEKMASPGAPGTRMTSTVSINISTPSFYNPQKKFAPVVAPKPKVNPFKSGGASESSLPPPPGPGAQRAQIGKVGEVPSASMSLLAEDLPLPPPPPPGEETSFSSNCAFPPPPPPFEEPFPPAPEEAFPSPPSPPPPPPPMFDEGPVSMVPAPQVRGKMSSIDLEIDSLSVMLDDMEKNDPFKSRITPGSTGSLEKPLAPKAHEEMPFAPRDTPHSFPSKFTPKPSGSSSFKPPGVDLNPTPTPWAAPQQRKEPQAPVPPPPSLPPAQPTPKFTPPSVAGSPMSVSKSDASVPMAPSNSTRYPTSLQTQFTAPSPSGPSSRPQPPNFTYAQQRERPQVQVKPRPTEQPAAAKDTHRPTGSSADPPRGNSCLTMKEVEELEKLTQKLMKDMEHPPPSEAATSELCGFCRKPLSRTQPAVRALDSLFHVECFTCFKCEKQLQGQQFYNVDEKPFCEDCYAGTLEKCSVCKQTITDRMLKATGNSYHPQCFTCVMCHTPLEGTSFIVDQSNQPHCVDDYHRKYAPRCSVCSEPIMPEPGKDETVRVVALEKNFHMKCYKCEDCGKPLSIEADENGCFPLDGHVLCIKCHTVRAKMAR; encoded by the exons atgtttgctttaatttctggCAGAATGAGGGAGCGTGAGTCAGATGCTCTCACAGCTGGCTTGGGCGAGGAAGAGGCCAGCAGGGACCCTGACTCACCAGAGCCGCCGCATTTCTTCCGAAAATCCAGCTCAGCGACTGGAAGTGAAATCACGGGCTGGGGGCAGCTCCAAG GTGCTGAGAAGATGGCCTCCCCAGGTGCCCCAGGGACCCGCATGACGTCCACAGTCAGCATCAACATTTCTACGCCCTCCTTCTACAACCCACAGAAGAAATTTGCACCCGTGGTTGCCCCTAAACCCAAGGTGAACCCCTTCAAGTCTGGGGGAGCATCAGAGTCATCGCTGCCACCGCCTCCTGGACCTGGTGCCCAGCGTGCTCAGATAGGGAAGGTGGGGGAGGTTCCATCAGCATCTATGTCCCTGCTGGCAGAAG ACTTGCCACtaccacctcctcctccacctggAGAGGAGACAAGTTTCTCCTCAAACTGTGCGTTTCCACCACCCCCGCCACCCtttgaagaaccttttccaCCAGCCCCAGaagaagcttttccttctcctccttctcctcctcctcctcctccaccaaTGTTTGATGAAGGACCTGTGAGCATGGTACCTGCCCCACAG GTACGTGGCAAGATGAGCAGCATTGATCTTGAGATTGACTCACTGTCTGTAATGTTGGATGACATGGAGAAGAATGACCCCTTCAAATCCCGG ATAACTCCAGGATCCACAGGTTCTCTGGAGAAACCATTGGCCCCAAAAGCCCATGAGGAAATGCCATTTGCACCCAGAGATACTCCtcattcctttccttccaaGTTCACGCCAAAGCCAAGTGGAAGCTCATCTTTCAAGCCCCCTGGAGTTGATTTGAACCCCACTCCAACCCCATGGGCAGCCCCACAGCAACGCAAGGAACCCCAAGCACCAGTCCCTCCacccccctctctccctcctgctcagccTACCCCTAAATTCACCCCACCTTCTGTTGCTGGCTCTCCTATGTCTGTGTCCAAATCAGATGCCAGTGTTCCCATGGCTCCCTCAAACTCTACAAGATATCCTACCTCCCTTCAGACTCAGTTCACAGCCCCTTCACCTTCAGGTCCCTCCTCTCGACCACAGCCTCCCAATTTCACCTATGCCCAGCAGAGGGAAAGACCCCAAGTGCAGGTGAAGCCACGTCCAACAGAACaacctgctgctgcaaaggaCACG CATAGACCCACAGGTTCTAGTGCGGATCCACCTAGAGGGAATTCCTGTCTGACCATGAAGGAGGTAGAAGAGCTAGAGAAGTTGACTCAGAAACTAATGAAGGATATGGAGCATCCACCCCCCTCAGAGGCTGCTACTTCTG AGCTCTGCGGCTTCTGCCGGAAGCCCCTATCACGAACTCAACCAGCCGTGAGGGCCCTGGACAGCCTCTTCCATGTGGAATGCTTCACCTGCTTCAAATGTGAGAAGCAACTGCAGGGGCAGCAGTTCTACAATGTGGATGAGAAGCCCTTCTGTGAGGACTGCTATGCT GGGACCTTGGAAAAGTGCAGTGTCTGCAAACAGACCATCACAGATCGGATGCTGAAGGCCACTGGTAACTCATATCATCCCCAGTGCTTCACCTGCGTGATGTGCCATACCCCTCTTGAGGGGACCTCTTTCATTGTGGACCAGTCCAACCAGCCTCACTGTGTGGATGACTACCATAG GAAGTATGCTCCGCGCTGCTCAGTCTGTAGTGAGCCTATCATGCCAGAGCCTGGGAAGGATGAGACAGTGCGTGTGGTGGCATTAGAGAAGAATTTCCACATGAAATGTTACAAGTGTGAG GACTGTGGGAAGCCTTTGTCCATTGAAGCAGATGAGAATGGGTGCTTTCCGCTGGATGGGCATGTGCTGTGTATCAAGTGTCACACCGTTCGTGCAAAAATGGCACGCTGA
- the ZYX gene encoding zyxin isoform X2, whose protein sequence is MRERESDALTAGLGEEEASRDPDSPEPPHFFRKSSSATGSEITGWGQLQGAEKMASPGAPGTRMTSTVSINISTPSFYNPQKKFAPVVAPKPKVNPFKSGGASESSLPPPPGPGAQRAQIGKVGEVPSASMSLLAEDLPLPPPPPPGEETSFSSNCAFPPPPPPFEEPFPPAPEEAFPSPPSPPPPPPPMFDEGPVSMVPAPQITPGSTGSLEKPLAPKAHEEMPFAPRDTPHSFPSKFTPKPSGSSSFKPPGVDLNPTPTPWAAPQQRKEPQAPVPPPPSLPPAQPTPKFTPPSVAGSPMSVSKSDASVPMAPSNSTRYPTSLQTQFTAPSPSGPSSRPQPPNFTYAQQRERPQVQVKPRPTEQPAAAKDTHRPTGSSADPPRGNSCLTMKEVEELEKLTQKLMKDMEHPPPSEAATSELCGFCRKPLSRTQPAVRALDSLFHVECFTCFKCEKQLQGQQFYNVDEKPFCEDCYAGTLEKCSVCKQTITDRMLKATGNSYHPQCFTCVMCHTPLEGTSFIVDQSNQPHCVDDYHRKYAPRCSVCSEPIMPEPGKDETVRVVALEKNFHMKCYKCEDCGKPLSIEADENGCFPLDGHVLCIKCHTVRAKMAR, encoded by the exons ATGAGGGAGCGTGAGTCAGATGCTCTCACAGCTGGCTTGGGCGAGGAAGAGGCCAGCAGGGACCCTGACTCACCAGAGCCGCCGCATTTCTTCCGAAAATCCAGCTCAGCGACTGGAAGTGAAATCACGGGCTGGGGGCAGCTCCAAG GTGCTGAGAAGATGGCCTCCCCAGGTGCCCCAGGGACCCGCATGACGTCCACAGTCAGCATCAACATTTCTACGCCCTCCTTCTACAACCCACAGAAGAAATTTGCACCCGTGGTTGCCCCTAAACCCAAGGTGAACCCCTTCAAGTCTGGGGGAGCATCAGAGTCATCGCTGCCACCGCCTCCTGGACCTGGTGCCCAGCGTGCTCAGATAGGGAAGGTGGGGGAGGTTCCATCAGCATCTATGTCCCTGCTGGCAGAAG ACTTGCCACtaccacctcctcctccacctggAGAGGAGACAAGTTTCTCCTCAAACTGTGCGTTTCCACCACCCCCGCCACCCtttgaagaaccttttccaCCAGCCCCAGaagaagcttttccttctcctccttctcctcctcctcctcctccaccaaTGTTTGATGAAGGACCTGTGAGCATGGTACCTGCCCCACAG ATAACTCCAGGATCCACAGGTTCTCTGGAGAAACCATTGGCCCCAAAAGCCCATGAGGAAATGCCATTTGCACCCAGAGATACTCCtcattcctttccttccaaGTTCACGCCAAAGCCAAGTGGAAGCTCATCTTTCAAGCCCCCTGGAGTTGATTTGAACCCCACTCCAACCCCATGGGCAGCCCCACAGCAACGCAAGGAACCCCAAGCACCAGTCCCTCCacccccctctctccctcctgctcagccTACCCCTAAATTCACCCCACCTTCTGTTGCTGGCTCTCCTATGTCTGTGTCCAAATCAGATGCCAGTGTTCCCATGGCTCCCTCAAACTCTACAAGATATCCTACCTCCCTTCAGACTCAGTTCACAGCCCCTTCACCTTCAGGTCCCTCCTCTCGACCACAGCCTCCCAATTTCACCTATGCCCAGCAGAGGGAAAGACCCCAAGTGCAGGTGAAGCCACGTCCAACAGAACaacctgctgctgcaaaggaCACG CATAGACCCACAGGTTCTAGTGCGGATCCACCTAGAGGGAATTCCTGTCTGACCATGAAGGAGGTAGAAGAGCTAGAGAAGTTGACTCAGAAACTAATGAAGGATATGGAGCATCCACCCCCCTCAGAGGCTGCTACTTCTG AGCTCTGCGGCTTCTGCCGGAAGCCCCTATCACGAACTCAACCAGCCGTGAGGGCCCTGGACAGCCTCTTCCATGTGGAATGCTTCACCTGCTTCAAATGTGAGAAGCAACTGCAGGGGCAGCAGTTCTACAATGTGGATGAGAAGCCCTTCTGTGAGGACTGCTATGCT GGGACCTTGGAAAAGTGCAGTGTCTGCAAACAGACCATCACAGATCGGATGCTGAAGGCCACTGGTAACTCATATCATCCCCAGTGCTTCACCTGCGTGATGTGCCATACCCCTCTTGAGGGGACCTCTTTCATTGTGGACCAGTCCAACCAGCCTCACTGTGTGGATGACTACCATAG GAAGTATGCTCCGCGCTGCTCAGTCTGTAGTGAGCCTATCATGCCAGAGCCTGGGAAGGATGAGACAGTGCGTGTGGTGGCATTAGAGAAGAATTTCCACATGAAATGTTACAAGTGTGAG GACTGTGGGAAGCCTTTGTCCATTGAAGCAGATGAGAATGGGTGCTTTCCGCTGGATGGGCATGTGCTGTGTATCAAGTGTCACACCGTTCGTGCAAAAATGGCACGCTGA
- the ZYX gene encoding zyxin isoform X3: MEGPGGAEKMASPGAPGTRMTSTVSINISTPSFYNPQKKFAPVVAPKPKVNPFKSGGASESSLPPPPGPGAQRAQIGKVGEVPSASMSLLAEDLPLPPPPPPGEETSFSSNCAFPPPPPPFEEPFPPAPEEAFPSPPSPPPPPPPMFDEGPVSMVPAPQVRGKMSSIDLEIDSLSVMLDDMEKNDPFKSRITPGSTGSLEKPLAPKAHEEMPFAPRDTPHSFPSKFTPKPSGSSSFKPPGVDLNPTPTPWAAPQQRKEPQAPVPPPPSLPPAQPTPKFTPPSVAGSPMSVSKSDASVPMAPSNSTRYPTSLQTQFTAPSPSGPSSRPQPPNFTYAQQRERPQVQVKPRPTEQPAAAKDTHRPTGSSADPPRGNSCLTMKEVEELEKLTQKLMKDMEHPPPSEAATSELCGFCRKPLSRTQPAVRALDSLFHVECFTCFKCEKQLQGQQFYNVDEKPFCEDCYAGTLEKCSVCKQTITDRMLKATGNSYHPQCFTCVMCHTPLEGTSFIVDQSNQPHCVDDYHRKYAPRCSVCSEPIMPEPGKDETVRVVALEKNFHMKCYKCEDCGKPLSIEADENGCFPLDGHVLCIKCHTVRAKMAR; this comes from the exons ATGGAGGGGCCTGGAG GTGCTGAGAAGATGGCCTCCCCAGGTGCCCCAGGGACCCGCATGACGTCCACAGTCAGCATCAACATTTCTACGCCCTCCTTCTACAACCCACAGAAGAAATTTGCACCCGTGGTTGCCCCTAAACCCAAGGTGAACCCCTTCAAGTCTGGGGGAGCATCAGAGTCATCGCTGCCACCGCCTCCTGGACCTGGTGCCCAGCGTGCTCAGATAGGGAAGGTGGGGGAGGTTCCATCAGCATCTATGTCCCTGCTGGCAGAAG ACTTGCCACtaccacctcctcctccacctggAGAGGAGACAAGTTTCTCCTCAAACTGTGCGTTTCCACCACCCCCGCCACCCtttgaagaaccttttccaCCAGCCCCAGaagaagcttttccttctcctccttctcctcctcctcctcctccaccaaTGTTTGATGAAGGACCTGTGAGCATGGTACCTGCCCCACAG GTACGTGGCAAGATGAGCAGCATTGATCTTGAGATTGACTCACTGTCTGTAATGTTGGATGACATGGAGAAGAATGACCCCTTCAAATCCCGG ATAACTCCAGGATCCACAGGTTCTCTGGAGAAACCATTGGCCCCAAAAGCCCATGAGGAAATGCCATTTGCACCCAGAGATACTCCtcattcctttccttccaaGTTCACGCCAAAGCCAAGTGGAAGCTCATCTTTCAAGCCCCCTGGAGTTGATTTGAACCCCACTCCAACCCCATGGGCAGCCCCACAGCAACGCAAGGAACCCCAAGCACCAGTCCCTCCacccccctctctccctcctgctcagccTACCCCTAAATTCACCCCACCTTCTGTTGCTGGCTCTCCTATGTCTGTGTCCAAATCAGATGCCAGTGTTCCCATGGCTCCCTCAAACTCTACAAGATATCCTACCTCCCTTCAGACTCAGTTCACAGCCCCTTCACCTTCAGGTCCCTCCTCTCGACCACAGCCTCCCAATTTCACCTATGCCCAGCAGAGGGAAAGACCCCAAGTGCAGGTGAAGCCACGTCCAACAGAACaacctgctgctgcaaaggaCACG CATAGACCCACAGGTTCTAGTGCGGATCCACCTAGAGGGAATTCCTGTCTGACCATGAAGGAGGTAGAAGAGCTAGAGAAGTTGACTCAGAAACTAATGAAGGATATGGAGCATCCACCCCCCTCAGAGGCTGCTACTTCTG AGCTCTGCGGCTTCTGCCGGAAGCCCCTATCACGAACTCAACCAGCCGTGAGGGCCCTGGACAGCCTCTTCCATGTGGAATGCTTCACCTGCTTCAAATGTGAGAAGCAACTGCAGGGGCAGCAGTTCTACAATGTGGATGAGAAGCCCTTCTGTGAGGACTGCTATGCT GGGACCTTGGAAAAGTGCAGTGTCTGCAAACAGACCATCACAGATCGGATGCTGAAGGCCACTGGTAACTCATATCATCCCCAGTGCTTCACCTGCGTGATGTGCCATACCCCTCTTGAGGGGACCTCTTTCATTGTGGACCAGTCCAACCAGCCTCACTGTGTGGATGACTACCATAG GAAGTATGCTCCGCGCTGCTCAGTCTGTAGTGAGCCTATCATGCCAGAGCCTGGGAAGGATGAGACAGTGCGTGTGGTGGCATTAGAGAAGAATTTCCACATGAAATGTTACAAGTGTGAG GACTGTGGGAAGCCTTTGTCCATTGAAGCAGATGAGAATGGGTGCTTTCCGCTGGATGGGCATGTGCTGTGTATCAAGTGTCACACCGTTCGTGCAAAAATGGCACGCTGA
- the ZYX gene encoding zyxin isoform X6: MEGPGGAEKMASPGAPGTRMTSTVSINISTPSFYNPQKKFAPVVAPKPKVNPFKSGGASESSLPPPPGPGAQRAQIGKVGEVPSASMSLLAEDLPLPPPPPPGEETSFSSNCAFPPPPPPFEEPFPPAPEEAFPSPPSPPPPPPPMFDEGPVSMVPAPQITPGSTGSLEKPLAPKAHEEMPFAPRDTPHSFPSKFTPKPSGSSSFKPPGVDLNPTPTPWAAPQQRKEPQAPVPPPPSLPPAQPTPKFTPPSVAGSPMSVSKSDASVPMAPSNSTRYPTSLQTQFTAPSPSGPSSRPQPPNFTYAQQRERPQVQVKPRPTEQPAAAKDTHRPTGSSADPPRGNSCLTMKEVEELEKLTQKLMKDMEHPPPSEAATSELCGFCRKPLSRTQPAVRALDSLFHVECFTCFKCEKQLQGQQFYNVDEKPFCEDCYAGTLEKCSVCKQTITDRMLKATGNSYHPQCFTCVMCHTPLEGTSFIVDQSNQPHCVDDYHRKYAPRCSVCSEPIMPEPGKDETVRVVALEKNFHMKCYKCEDCGKPLSIEADENGCFPLDGHVLCIKCHTVRAKMAR, translated from the exons ATGGAGGGGCCTGGAG GTGCTGAGAAGATGGCCTCCCCAGGTGCCCCAGGGACCCGCATGACGTCCACAGTCAGCATCAACATTTCTACGCCCTCCTTCTACAACCCACAGAAGAAATTTGCACCCGTGGTTGCCCCTAAACCCAAGGTGAACCCCTTCAAGTCTGGGGGAGCATCAGAGTCATCGCTGCCACCGCCTCCTGGACCTGGTGCCCAGCGTGCTCAGATAGGGAAGGTGGGGGAGGTTCCATCAGCATCTATGTCCCTGCTGGCAGAAG ACTTGCCACtaccacctcctcctccacctggAGAGGAGACAAGTTTCTCCTCAAACTGTGCGTTTCCACCACCCCCGCCACCCtttgaagaaccttttccaCCAGCCCCAGaagaagcttttccttctcctccttctcctcctcctcctcctccaccaaTGTTTGATGAAGGACCTGTGAGCATGGTACCTGCCCCACAG ATAACTCCAGGATCCACAGGTTCTCTGGAGAAACCATTGGCCCCAAAAGCCCATGAGGAAATGCCATTTGCACCCAGAGATACTCCtcattcctttccttccaaGTTCACGCCAAAGCCAAGTGGAAGCTCATCTTTCAAGCCCCCTGGAGTTGATTTGAACCCCACTCCAACCCCATGGGCAGCCCCACAGCAACGCAAGGAACCCCAAGCACCAGTCCCTCCacccccctctctccctcctgctcagccTACCCCTAAATTCACCCCACCTTCTGTTGCTGGCTCTCCTATGTCTGTGTCCAAATCAGATGCCAGTGTTCCCATGGCTCCCTCAAACTCTACAAGATATCCTACCTCCCTTCAGACTCAGTTCACAGCCCCTTCACCTTCAGGTCCCTCCTCTCGACCACAGCCTCCCAATTTCACCTATGCCCAGCAGAGGGAAAGACCCCAAGTGCAGGTGAAGCCACGTCCAACAGAACaacctgctgctgcaaaggaCACG CATAGACCCACAGGTTCTAGTGCGGATCCACCTAGAGGGAATTCCTGTCTGACCATGAAGGAGGTAGAAGAGCTAGAGAAGTTGACTCAGAAACTAATGAAGGATATGGAGCATCCACCCCCCTCAGAGGCTGCTACTTCTG AGCTCTGCGGCTTCTGCCGGAAGCCCCTATCACGAACTCAACCAGCCGTGAGGGCCCTGGACAGCCTCTTCCATGTGGAATGCTTCACCTGCTTCAAATGTGAGAAGCAACTGCAGGGGCAGCAGTTCTACAATGTGGATGAGAAGCCCTTCTGTGAGGACTGCTATGCT GGGACCTTGGAAAAGTGCAGTGTCTGCAAACAGACCATCACAGATCGGATGCTGAAGGCCACTGGTAACTCATATCATCCCCAGTGCTTCACCTGCGTGATGTGCCATACCCCTCTTGAGGGGACCTCTTTCATTGTGGACCAGTCCAACCAGCCTCACTGTGTGGATGACTACCATAG GAAGTATGCTCCGCGCTGCTCAGTCTGTAGTGAGCCTATCATGCCAGAGCCTGGGAAGGATGAGACAGTGCGTGTGGTGGCATTAGAGAAGAATTTCCACATGAAATGTTACAAGTGTGAG GACTGTGGGAAGCCTTTGTCCATTGAAGCAGATGAGAATGGGTGCTTTCCGCTGGATGGGCATGTGCTGTGTATCAAGTGTCACACCGTTCGTGCAAAAATGGCACGCTGA
- the ZYX gene encoding zyxin isoform X5 has protein sequence MASPGAPGTRMTSTVSINISTPSFYNPQKKFAPVVAPKPKVNPFKSGGASESSLPPPPGPGAQRAQIGKVGEVPSASMSLLAEDLPLPPPPPPGEETSFSSNCAFPPPPPPFEEPFPPAPEEAFPSPPSPPPPPPPMFDEGPVSMVPAPQVRGKMSSIDLEIDSLSVMLDDMEKNDPFKSRITPGSTGSLEKPLAPKAHEEMPFAPRDTPHSFPSKFTPKPSGSSSFKPPGVDLNPTPTPWAAPQQRKEPQAPVPPPPSLPPAQPTPKFTPPSVAGSPMSVSKSDASVPMAPSNSTRYPTSLQTQFTAPSPSGPSSRPQPPNFTYAQQRERPQVQVKPRPTEQPAAAKDTHRPTGSSADPPRGNSCLTMKEVEELEKLTQKLMKDMEHPPPSEAATSELCGFCRKPLSRTQPAVRALDSLFHVECFTCFKCEKQLQGQQFYNVDEKPFCEDCYAGTLEKCSVCKQTITDRMLKATGNSYHPQCFTCVMCHTPLEGTSFIVDQSNQPHCVDDYHRKYAPRCSVCSEPIMPEPGKDETVRVVALEKNFHMKCYKCEDCGKPLSIEADENGCFPLDGHVLCIKCHTVRAKMAR, from the exons ATGGCCTCCCCAGGTGCCCCAGGGACCCGCATGACGTCCACAGTCAGCATCAACATTTCTACGCCCTCCTTCTACAACCCACAGAAGAAATTTGCACCCGTGGTTGCCCCTAAACCCAAGGTGAACCCCTTCAAGTCTGGGGGAGCATCAGAGTCATCGCTGCCACCGCCTCCTGGACCTGGTGCCCAGCGTGCTCAGATAGGGAAGGTGGGGGAGGTTCCATCAGCATCTATGTCCCTGCTGGCAGAAG ACTTGCCACtaccacctcctcctccacctggAGAGGAGACAAGTTTCTCCTCAAACTGTGCGTTTCCACCACCCCCGCCACCCtttgaagaaccttttccaCCAGCCCCAGaagaagcttttccttctcctccttctcctcctcctcctcctccaccaaTGTTTGATGAAGGACCTGTGAGCATGGTACCTGCCCCACAG GTACGTGGCAAGATGAGCAGCATTGATCTTGAGATTGACTCACTGTCTGTAATGTTGGATGACATGGAGAAGAATGACCCCTTCAAATCCCGG ATAACTCCAGGATCCACAGGTTCTCTGGAGAAACCATTGGCCCCAAAAGCCCATGAGGAAATGCCATTTGCACCCAGAGATACTCCtcattcctttccttccaaGTTCACGCCAAAGCCAAGTGGAAGCTCATCTTTCAAGCCCCCTGGAGTTGATTTGAACCCCACTCCAACCCCATGGGCAGCCCCACAGCAACGCAAGGAACCCCAAGCACCAGTCCCTCCacccccctctctccctcctgctcagccTACCCCTAAATTCACCCCACCTTCTGTTGCTGGCTCTCCTATGTCTGTGTCCAAATCAGATGCCAGTGTTCCCATGGCTCCCTCAAACTCTACAAGATATCCTACCTCCCTTCAGACTCAGTTCACAGCCCCTTCACCTTCAGGTCCCTCCTCTCGACCACAGCCTCCCAATTTCACCTATGCCCAGCAGAGGGAAAGACCCCAAGTGCAGGTGAAGCCACGTCCAACAGAACaacctgctgctgcaaaggaCACG CATAGACCCACAGGTTCTAGTGCGGATCCACCTAGAGGGAATTCCTGTCTGACCATGAAGGAGGTAGAAGAGCTAGAGAAGTTGACTCAGAAACTAATGAAGGATATGGAGCATCCACCCCCCTCAGAGGCTGCTACTTCTG AGCTCTGCGGCTTCTGCCGGAAGCCCCTATCACGAACTCAACCAGCCGTGAGGGCCCTGGACAGCCTCTTCCATGTGGAATGCTTCACCTGCTTCAAATGTGAGAAGCAACTGCAGGGGCAGCAGTTCTACAATGTGGATGAGAAGCCCTTCTGTGAGGACTGCTATGCT GGGACCTTGGAAAAGTGCAGTGTCTGCAAACAGACCATCACAGATCGGATGCTGAAGGCCACTGGTAACTCATATCATCCCCAGTGCTTCACCTGCGTGATGTGCCATACCCCTCTTGAGGGGACCTCTTTCATTGTGGACCAGTCCAACCAGCCTCACTGTGTGGATGACTACCATAG GAAGTATGCTCCGCGCTGCTCAGTCTGTAGTGAGCCTATCATGCCAGAGCCTGGGAAGGATGAGACAGTGCGTGTGGTGGCATTAGAGAAGAATTTCCACATGAAATGTTACAAGTGTGAG GACTGTGGGAAGCCTTTGTCCATTGAAGCAGATGAGAATGGGTGCTTTCCGCTGGATGGGCATGTGCTGTGTATCAAGTGTCACACCGTTCGTGCAAAAATGGCACGCTGA